The genome window ATTCTTGTTCCAAATCCCTGCCTTTATCTCACTTCATCACCTCAAGCATCACACCATttcttaagcattttattttcctgtctgTACACTGCTTTCCCCAAAAGTAACATAGATCACTCTTTCTCTTCATTCTCCCAAAGAACTAATTACACACAATCTTATATTCAGAAACAATGAAGGGAAAGTAAAGCCCAGAACTATAAATTGTTGCAAAGTAAGTATTCAATACAACAGATCTTTAGGTACCTGCTTTCTTTCAAAAGTTGAGGGTATCAAAGCCATATTTCCCTAGCTGCTCTAAGAAAAGCACAACATATATTTACTGTATTATGCAGGTTGGGAAAACATTTAGTAACTAAAACAATGAATAATTAGGGACTAGATTGTAgggtatacatttaaaatatttttaccccCACCATTGATCTAAAACTACTCAAAGTCATTCATCAACTTCATATCACTAAAGCTTATCATCAATTCTTAATCTTGATATTACTTAACCTACCAGCACCTTTGACACAGACATTCCCTCTTGAAACATTTCATATCACTTGGTTTACAGGACACCACTCACCTTTGCTGGCAGCTCCTCTCTCTGACCTTTTATTGAGACAGTTACCCAGGTCTTAGTCCTTAAACCACTTCCCTTCTCTCTACCTATGTCTTCTTACAGATCTCATTCATTCTCAGGACTTAAATACCATCTACATGCTGATAACTTTCAAATTTATACCTCTATTTCGATGCCAATcttttatggaagaaaaaaaaatgttgtgagTTGGGAGTCTGGACTTCAAgagccttttatttttactttcacacTGTGAGAATGCTGGCCTGAAAATATTATGAAAGAAAGCTTGTCCAGCCTCTGGAGGATCAAAGACCATGTGGAGAAGAGGTAGAGAGTAGCCAGAATCAACATCCAGGAATGTAAGGCCATCTTTAAGCCTTCAGCCCAACTGACTATGCAGAAGATAGGCAACCTCATGAGTGAGTCCGTGAGAAAGCAGCAAAGTAACTGCCCTGCCAACCATAGAAttatgagaaatataaaatgttgttttaagccactaagttttgtggTAGTGTGTTAcaaagcaatagataactgattaGCTATACAGATCGTATAATCTCTCTAATTAAATCTATGTGCTAAACAGAATCTTCATCTTCTCAATGGCTCTCCTGAAAGCATTACTAACCTCTTTATTCCTTAGACTATAGGGTTCAACAGATGACATTTGGCCCTTGCCCATAGAATGACTAGAACTGGGTTGTAAGTACATGAAGATGACAGTTCCATAGAATATGGAGACAGCAGTGAGGTGAGAGGTGCAGGTGGAAAAGGCTTTCTTCCTTCCGTCTGCTGAGTGCATTCTCAGGATGGCAATGAATATGAACAGATAGGAAGTCAAGGTAACTATAAGGGCAAAAAAGACATTGAAAGCTGCTAAGGTAAAGAGCACAATCTCATTTATGTAGATATCAGAGCAGGAAAGGGCCAGGATTGGgggaatatcacagaagtgatggACCATATTGGAATGGCAGAAGGAGAGGCAGAAGGTGAATCCAGTGTGGATGGCAGATTGAGCAAAGCCCCAGACATAGCAGCCTATGGCCCTTTGAGCACACACACTGGTGGTCACAGTGGTGGTGTAATGCAAGGGCTTACACACCGCTGCATGCCGATCATGAGCCATGACTGCTAGTAGAAAACAGTCTACACTGGCAAAGCCACAAAGAAGAACGTCTGAACAACACATCCCCCATAGGATATGACTTTATCTCCTGTGAAAAACCCAGCCATCACCTTGGGAGTAACAGTTGAGGAGTAAACACAATCCACCAGACAGAGGTTACTGAGGAAAAAATACATGGGAGTGTGGAGACGAGAGTCCAACAGAATCCACGTGATCATCTCAAGATTTCCAATGAGAGTGATGAGATATATGAAAGTGAATATTCTGAAGAGACGGACTTGCAGTGCTGGGATATCAATTAGTCCCAAGAGTCTAAACTCATGCACTTCAGTGCTGTTCTCCATGAATGCCATTTTGAAATGGTGTTTCACCTGTCAAAACAAGGGAAGCAAAATGGATGAATTACTGATGCATGGAAAATGATTCATGGCACATTCTGTCACCTGAATGACACAAGCACACTGTGACACCATTACCAGTGTAGGATTCCCAATAACCCTGAGACTGGCAGCTTCTGACTTCCATCTCACCATTTGTAAAGGTATGCACTATATTCGTTAGTTCCTGACTCCACTCAGATATTCCAAATGGCCACTCAGTTATATTCAAAATATctgttgcttatttttatttgggttgaaagtttgtgtttcctctgCAAATTACTTTCACTTTTATCACTGTCATTCCTGAGCAAGATAGCACTCATACTAACTAAGCACTTACCATATGCCAGGTAGTCAGAGAACAATaaatagtatctcatttaatcttcccagatATTCTTTTAGGTAATTACCTGAGAAAAAATGATGTATCACTGCCTTCTGGATGTGAATACTGTGAAGAATGAGATTATTACCCAAGCCATTGTGCTCCATCTAAGGTCTAGGAAGGATAGCTTTCCTTTCACTCCTCAGAGAAAATTGTCCCCCCATTAAAATAAATACCCCCAAAagtgaaaaaatatcaaaatcatGACCACTCAAACAAACTCTATACTATACAGCCTATGCCTGGCTTCATCCCCTTGAGGGAGGCATCACAGAATGGAGGGAGATGGTCATTCCCATTTTATCCCCTTGGAAAAGCCACATAAtgttgctgagttttaatttcttcatctgacaAAATTAAGTGGGCATTCTTTCCTACTTTTAGTATGTTACAAGAGTCTTACAGCAGTTCTAAAAGGTGTTTGGAGGGACagtggaccttcaagatggtggaggggtaagacgtggagatcaccatcctccccacaaatacaccaaaaatacatctacatgtggaacagctcctgcaaaacacctactgaacactggcagaagacctcagacttcccaaaaggcaaagaaatccccacatacctggccgtgtggctgacagggtcttggtgctctggactGGTGTCAGgcatgagcctctgaggtgggagagccgagttcaggacattggaccaccagagacctccagccccatgtaatatcaatcggcgagagttCTCCcaagatctccgtctcaatgctaagacccagctccacccattggccagcaagctacagtgctggatggcctatgccaaacaactagcaagataggaacacaaccccacccattagcagagaggctgcctaaaatcatactaagttcacagacacccaaaacacaccaccggacacggtcctgcccaccagaaagacaagatccagtgccacccaccagaacacaggcaccagtcccctccaccaggaagcctacacaacccactgaaccaaccttacccactgtgggcagacaccagaaacaatgggaactacaaacctgcagcctgcgaaaaggagaccccaaacacagtaagttaagcaaaatgggaagagagaaatattcagcagatgaagaagcaaactaacaacccaccagaccaaacaaatgaagaggaaataggcaatctacctgaaaaagaattcagagtaatgatagtaaagatgacacaaaatcttagaaatagaatggagaaaataaaagaaacgtttaacaaggacctagaagaactaaagagcaaacaaacaatgatgaacaccacaataaatgaaataaaaaattctctagaaggaaccaacagcagaataactgaggcagaagaacggataagtgacctggaagataaaataatggaaataactactgca of Balaenoptera ricei isolate mBalRic1 chromosome 8, mBalRic1.hap2, whole genome shotgun sequence contains these proteins:
- the LOC132369997 gene encoding LOW QUALITY PROTEIN: olfactory receptor 5B12-like (The sequence of the model RefSeq protein was modified relative to this genomic sequence to represent the inferred CDS: inserted 1 base in 1 codon), translating into MAFMENSTEVHEFRLLGLIDIPALQVRLFRIFTFIYLITLIGNLEMITWILLDSRLHTPMYFFLSNLCLVDCVYSSTVTPKVMAGFFTGDKVISYGGCVVQTFFFVXFASVDCFLLAVMAHDRHAAVCKPLHYTTTVTTSVCAQRAIGCYVWGFAQSAIHTGFTFCLSFCHSNMVHHFCDIPPILALSCSDIYINEIVLFTLAAFNVFFALIVTLTSYLFIFIAILRMHSADGRKKAFSTCTSHLTAVSIFYGTVIFMYLQPSSSHSMGKGQMSSVEPYSLRNKEVSNAFRRAIEKMKILFST